Below is a window of Pseudoalteromonas undina DNA.
AAGGTTGCCACAAAAAGCCACTGCCTATGGTTCTATCAAAAGGAGCGATATCGCGCTCACTTAAAATAGGTAACCATAAAACATGATTCAACTTTTTACGTACGCTACTTGTGTGCCACGTCATGCCAGTTACATTCATTAGCGGGGTGACCGACACAAATGTGGTTTCTAGCGGTTTACCTTTATATGAAATAGGCAATGTTTTAAGCTCTATGCCTAAATCTTCAAAGTCGGGGAGCGGTTTTGAACCAGCGGTTGCGCCTAATACATACTCAATCAGTTGACCTGTCCAGCCTTTTTCACGCAATAAATCATCTGGCGTTTTAAAGTGGTACTGCTGTGCTAGTTGTCCAAGTGTGAGCCCTGCAATATTATTGACACGTTGCATTAGTTGATTAATTGAATGAGGTTTTAAAGGTTGCATACTGTTAATTTAGTTGAATAAATACCAACGCCATGATAGCAAATTAGCTTGATAGTGGATATCTTTAGCGGTTGGTTGATTTTTATACGTGTCGTGGTTGGTGCAATT
It encodes the following:
- the mutH gene encoding DNA mismatch repair endonuclease MutH: MQPLKPHSINQLMQRVNNIAGLTLGQLAQQYHFKTPDDLLREKGWTGQLIEYVLGATAGSKPLPDFEDLGIELKTLPISYKGKPLETTFVSVTPLMNVTGMTWHTSSVRKKLNHVLWLPILSERDIAPFDRTIGSGFLWQPSPAQDAQLQRDWEEQMELIALGRIDEISGHLGDVMQIRPKAANSHIVTDAIGPNGQIIKTLPRGFYLKTSFTGDILKKQFQL